In the genome of Thermus sp. LT1-2-5, one region contains:
- a CDS encoding OsmC family protein has product MTKKVVVYNLTGHRFLGVNEQGDKVMIDGDQPATGPRPMELLLMALGACTAYDVVDIMRKKKQPLARYRVEVEGVRAETHPRRYTHITVTHIASGPKVTLEALERAVHLSHTKYCSVSANLNAEITTRVVLEPWTEEEEG; this is encoded by the coding sequence ATGACGAAGAAGGTAGTGGTCTACAACCTCACGGGGCACCGCTTCCTGGGGGTAAACGAGCAGGGGGATAAGGTGATGATCGACGGGGACCAGCCCGCCACCGGGCCCCGCCCCATGGAGCTCCTCCTCATGGCCCTGGGAGCCTGCACCGCCTACGATGTGGTGGACATTATGCGCAAGAAGAAGCAACCCCTCGCCCGCTACCGGGTGGAGGTGGAGGGCGTGCGGGCGGAAACCCATCCCCGCCGCTACACCCACATCACCGTGACCCACATCGCCTCGGGGCCCAAGGTGACCCTCGAGGCCCTGGAACGGGCCGTCCACCTTTCCCACACCAAGTACTGCTCCGTTTCCGCCAACCTCAACGCCGAAATCACCACCCGAGTTGTCCTGGAACCCTGGACCGAGGAAGAGGAAGGCTAG
- a CDS encoding serine/threonine-protein kinase, translating to MGLTGKVLLEKYRVVRLLGQGALASVFLAFDRFGTPYALKVFPQGAQARRDRELWVGRRLSHPNINPVLEALNLEEGPALLLAYAPGEELGRWMLRRPERKRALFVFRQLLSALAHMHEQGLVHRDVKPENIIVAGTDEARLVDFDLSGPALEAFKKPLRVGTLPYLAPEQVLGQSPGPEADVYAAGVILYWILAGEHPFVGAPEEVLLGHLQGPIPAVPGLEAGQQAFLERLLAKNPAERFSTAKEALEALPF from the coding sequence GTGGGCCTCACCGGGAAGGTACTCCTGGAAAAGTATCGGGTGGTGCGGCTCTTAGGCCAAGGGGCCTTGGCTAGCGTTTTTCTGGCCTTTGACCGCTTCGGTACCCCCTACGCCCTCAAGGTCTTCCCCCAAGGCGCCCAGGCCCGAAGGGACCGGGAGCTATGGGTGGGAAGAAGGCTCTCCCATCCCAACATCAACCCTGTCCTCGAGGCCCTCAACCTGGAAGAGGGCCCCGCCCTCCTCCTGGCCTACGCCCCCGGGGAGGAGCTGGGCCGCTGGATGCTCCGCCGCCCCGAGCGCAAGCGGGCCCTTTTCGTTTTCCGCCAACTCCTCTCCGCCCTGGCCCACATGCACGAGCAGGGCCTGGTCCACCGGGACGTGAAGCCGGAGAACATCATCGTGGCGGGCACGGACGAGGCCAGGCTAGTAGACTTCGACCTCTCGGGGCCCGCCTTGGAGGCCTTCAAAAAACCCCTCAGGGTGGGCACCCTCCCCTACCTAGCCCCGGAGCAGGTCCTGGGGCAAAGCCCCGGCCCCGAGGCGGACGTCTACGCCGCCGGGGTCATCCTCTACTGGATCCTGGCCGGGGAACACCCCTTCGTGGGAGCCCCGGAGGAGGTGCTTTTGGGCCACCTGCAAGGCCCCATCCCCGCCGTCCCCGGCCTCGAGGCCGGGCAACAAGCCTTTCTGGAACGTCTTCTAGCCAAAAACCCAGCGGAGCGGTTCTCCACCGCCAAGGAGGCCCTGGAAGCCCTCCCCTTCTAG
- a CDS encoding LutB/LldF family L-lactate oxidation iron-sulfur protein, whose product MRAKAKLYPKEAARLLREKPGVREAVTGATLHFERNRLRAYAEVPIAEWRERAKALKDHVLSHLDHYLELAEKRLRENGVQVHWAETPEDAHRLLRAVVERHGVKRAVKAKSMLTEELGVNPLLASLGVEVFETDLGEYLIQLLGEPPSHIVGPAIHLSLKEIQKLFHERFGTPLDASPEALAQVARKVLREAFLSAELGISGANFLVAETGTLALMENEGNIRLSTSLPKVHVAFVGIEKLLPRFQDLALFLPLTARAATGQRLSTFVSLIQGPAREGEEGPEEVHVVLVDHGRTALLADPEAWETLRCLRCGACLNACPVYRQTGGHPYGYVYSGPIGAVLDPGLLSLEEAYPLPYASTLCGACLEACPVKIPIPKLLLTWRHRAVAEGLSPAWEKAALAAYRRVMESPTLYRLFSKALRGLPLPQDLLPLLRAWTEGRGPLKPSPKPFHQLWREMEEPHGR is encoded by the coding sequence ATGCGGGCTAAGGCGAAGCTTTACCCCAAGGAGGCGGCCCGGCTCCTAAGGGAGAAGCCTGGGGTGCGGGAGGCGGTGACGGGGGCCACCCTGCACTTCGAGCGGAACCGCCTTAGGGCCTACGCCGAGGTGCCCATTGCGGAGTGGCGGGAGCGGGCCAAGGCCCTCAAGGACCACGTGCTCAGCCACCTGGACCACTACCTGGAGCTGGCGGAAAAGCGGCTACGGGAAAACGGGGTCCAGGTCCACTGGGCGGAAACCCCAGAGGACGCCCACCGCCTCCTAAGGGCGGTGGTGGAGCGGCACGGGGTCAAGCGGGCGGTGAAGGCCAAGAGCATGCTCACGGAGGAGCTCGGCGTCAACCCCCTTTTGGCCTCCTTGGGGGTGGAGGTCTTTGAGACCGACCTGGGGGAGTACCTGATCCAGCTCCTGGGGGAGCCCCCAAGCCACATCGTGGGCCCCGCCATCCACCTTTCCCTAAAAGAGATCCAAAAGCTCTTCCACGAGCGCTTCGGCACGCCCCTGGACGCCTCCCCCGAGGCCCTGGCCCAGGTGGCGCGCAAGGTCCTCCGGGAGGCCTTCCTCAGTGCCGAGCTCGGCATCAGTGGGGCCAACTTCCTGGTGGCGGAAACCGGCACCCTGGCCCTCATGGAAAACGAGGGGAACATCCGCCTCTCCACCTCCTTGCCCAAGGTCCACGTGGCCTTCGTGGGCATAGAAAAGCTCCTCCCCCGCTTCCAGGACCTGGCCCTCTTCCTCCCCCTCACCGCCCGGGCGGCCACGGGACAACGCCTTTCCACCTTCGTCTCCCTCATCCAGGGCCCGGCCCGGGAGGGGGAGGAGGGCCCCGAGGAGGTGCACGTGGTCTTGGTGGACCACGGCCGCACCGCCCTCTTGGCCGACCCCGAGGCCTGGGAAACCCTCAGGTGCCTCCGCTGCGGGGCCTGTCTCAACGCCTGCCCCGTCTATCGGCAAACCGGGGGCCACCCTTACGGCTACGTCTACTCCGGGCCCATCGGGGCGGTCCTGGACCCCGGCCTCCTTTCCCTGGAGGAGGCCTACCCCCTGCCCTACGCCTCCACCCTCTGCGGGGCCTGCCTCGAGGCCTGCCCGGTGAAGATCCCCATCCCCAAGCTCCTCCTCACCTGGCGGCACCGGGCGGTGGCGGAGGGCCTAAGCCCCGCCTGGGAAAAGGCCGCCCTCGCCGCCTACCGCAGGGTCATGGAAAGCCCCACCCTCTACCGCCTCTTCTCCAAGGCCCTGCGGGGCCTCCCCCTCCCCCAGGACCTCCTCCCCCTCCTCAGGGCCTGGACGGAGGGAAGGGGCCCCCTAAAGCCAAGCCCCAAGCCCTTCCACCAGCTTTGGCGGGAGATGGAGGAACCCCATGGACGCTAG
- a CDS encoding DUF5317 domain-containing protein, which produces MAALAEGGLAYGTYQGVFQPAWAGPLAKALVLFLVGYGLYQNRHLKSLYLVLVGLILNTMVIFANEGHMPVSAEALERAGLGDFVPIVKAKGDAVHALLDETTRLSFLGDVIPLPPLRKVVSLGDLFILAGITGVVVEGALRASHPRLPRRAQALRVLGFLALVWALLLLRA; this is translated from the coding sequence CTGGCGGCTTTAGCGGAGGGCGGGCTCGCCTATGGCACCTACCAAGGGGTCTTCCAGCCCGCATGGGCTGGCCCCCTGGCCAAGGCGCTGGTGCTTTTCCTGGTGGGCTATGGCCTTTACCAAAACCGCCACCTGAAAAGCCTTTACCTGGTTCTGGTGGGGCTCATCCTGAACACCATGGTGATCTTCGCCAACGAAGGGCACATGCCCGTAAGCGCCGAGGCCCTGGAGCGGGCGGGCCTCGGGGATTTCGTGCCCATCGTCAAGGCCAAGGGCGATGCGGTGCACGCCCTTTTAGACGAAACTACCCGCCTGTCCTTCCTGGGCGACGTGATCCCCTTACCCCCCTTGCGCAAGGTGGTAAGCCTGGGGGACCTCTTCATCCTGGCTGGGATCACCGGGGTGGTGGTGGAGGGCGCCTTACGGGCAAGCCACCCCCGCCTCCCCCGCCGGGCCCAGGCCCTAAGGGTTCTGGGCTTCCTGGCCCTGGTGTGGGCCCTCCTTCTCCTGCGGGCTTAG
- the lepB gene encoding signal peptidase I produces the protein MKAFWEYLFKEWFRQVGEALLVAFLVTTFVFTTVGVVGQSMFPTLKNGERVLVPKWETWLVRFGLREWRRGEIAILKPPEGTPYATARFPVLGFSFRAFFIKRIVAVPGDEVYVERGVVYVNGTPLDERHITDHLSPWPDSFPGVCYKDGRMTRIITQQGDFPVELLPAYLKPLREMLLPPSEEVLARSRFAEACEVGKIRLKKGYYFVMGDNRTLGGSEDSRTFGPVPVEAIAGRASFVWWPPFVREEGGWRLNLRPLSPPPAYQVR, from the coding sequence ATGAAGGCCTTTTGGGAATACCTTTTCAAGGAGTGGTTTCGCCAGGTGGGGGAGGCCCTTTTGGTGGCCTTCCTGGTCACCACCTTCGTCTTCACCACCGTGGGGGTGGTGGGCCAGAGCATGTTCCCCACCCTGAAAAACGGGGAGCGGGTCCTGGTGCCCAAGTGGGAAACCTGGCTGGTGCGCTTTGGCCTCCGGGAGTGGCGCCGGGGGGAGATCGCCATCCTCAAGCCTCCGGAGGGCACCCCCTACGCCACTGCCCGCTTCCCCGTGCTGGGCTTTTCCTTCCGCGCCTTCTTCATCAAGCGCATCGTGGCGGTGCCGGGGGACGAGGTGTACGTGGAGCGGGGGGTGGTCTACGTGAACGGGACTCCCTTGGACGAGCGGCACATCACGGACCACCTCTCCCCCTGGCCCGACTCCTTCCCGGGGGTTTGCTACAAGGACGGGCGCATGACCCGGATCATCACCCAGCAGGGGGACTTCCCCGTGGAGCTCCTTCCCGCCTACCTGAAGCCCCTTAGGGAGATGCTCCTTCCCCCCTCGGAGGAGGTTTTGGCCAGGAGCCGGTTCGCTGAGGCCTGCGAGGTGGGGAAGATTAGGTTGAAGAAGGGCTATTACTTCGTCATGGGGGACAACCGCACCCTGGGGGGCAGCGAGGACTCCCGCACCTTTGGTCCCGTGCCGGTGGAGGCCATCGCCGGGCGGGCCAGCTTCGTCTGGTGGCCCCCCTTCGTGCGGGAGGAGGGGGGATGGCGCCTGAACCTCCGGCCCCTTTCCCCACCCCCCGCCTACCAGGTCAGGTGA
- a CDS encoding patatin-like phospholipase family protein, with protein sequence MRGLVLSGGGARGLAHIGALEVFLQAGLEFQVVAGTSMGAIVGAFFAAGLSPGEILTIARKTPWLGLLGLSPREGLFSRRKLKDFLAEHLPPTFAQLKKPLAVTAVDVRSGRLLFLTQGDLPSAVLASAAYPGLLAPVEREGRLLFDGGVLDNLPVDAARLLGATEVYAVDVTPERSLEESPRGLLALARRAVDLMQFHLTSVRLSLYAPEVYVRPSLLGVGIEDFRRLEEIVEAGREAARRALGGRVGGV encoded by the coding sequence GTGCGCGGGCTTGTGCTTTCCGGCGGCGGGGCTAGGGGCCTCGCCCACATTGGGGCCTTGGAAGTGTTCTTGCAGGCGGGGCTCGAGTTCCAGGTGGTGGCGGGCACCAGCATGGGGGCCATCGTGGGGGCCTTTTTCGCCGCTGGGCTTTCCCCAGGGGAAATCCTGACCATCGCCCGTAAGACCCCGTGGCTTGGCCTCTTGGGCCTTTCCCCTCGGGAAGGGCTTTTTTCCCGGCGGAAGCTCAAGGACTTCCTGGCCGAGCACCTGCCCCCCACCTTCGCCCAGCTCAAAAAGCCCTTGGCGGTGACCGCGGTGGACGTGCGCTCGGGAAGGCTCCTTTTCCTCACCCAAGGCGACCTTCCCAGCGCCGTCCTGGCCTCCGCCGCCTACCCGGGCCTCCTTGCCCCGGTGGAGCGGGAGGGACGGCTTTTGTTTGACGGGGGGGTCTTGGACAACCTGCCCGTGGACGCCGCTCGGCTCCTGGGGGCCACGGAGGTCTACGCCGTGGACGTGACCCCGGAGCGCTCCCTGGAGGAAAGCCCCCGGGGGCTTCTGGCCCTGGCCCGGCGGGCGGTGGACCTGATGCAGTTCCACCTCACCTCCGTGCGCTTAAGCCTTTACGCCCCCGAGGTCTACGTGCGGCCTTCCCTTCTAGGAGTGGGCATTGAGGACTTCCGCCGCCTGGAGGAGATCGTGGAAGCGGGGCGCGAGGCGGCCAGGCGCGCCCTTGGGGGTAGAGTAGGAGGGGTATGA
- a CDS encoding homoisocitrate dehydrogenase — MAYRICLIEGDGIGHEVVPAARKVLEATGLPLEFVEAEAGWETFERRGTSVPEETVEKILSCHATLFGAATSPTRKVPGFFGAIRYLRRRLDLYANVRPAKSRPIPGSRPGVDLIIVRENTEGLYVEQERRYLDVAIADAVISKKASERIGRVALKLAESRPRKTLHIAHKANVLPVTQGLFLDTVQEVAKDYPLVNVQDIIVDNCAMQLVMRPERFDVIVTTNLLGDILSDLTAGLVGGLGLAPSANIGDTTAVFEPVHGSAPDIAGKGIANPTATILSAAMMLDYLGEKETAKKVEKAVDLVLEKGPRTPDLGGDATTETFTRAVVEALKTL, encoded by the coding sequence ATGGCGTACCGCATCTGTCTGATTGAAGGGGACGGGATTGGCCACGAGGTGGTGCCGGCTGCCAGGAAGGTTTTGGAGGCCACGGGGCTTCCTCTGGAGTTCGTGGAGGCCGAAGCTGGCTGGGAAACCTTTGAGCGAAGAGGGACTTCCGTCCCAGAGGAAACCGTAGAAAAGATCCTCTCCTGCCACGCCACCCTTTTTGGAGCCGCCACCAGCCCCACCCGCAAGGTGCCGGGCTTTTTTGGGGCCATTCGCTATTTGAGGCGGCGGCTAGACCTTTACGCCAACGTGCGCCCCGCCAAAAGCCGCCCCATCCCTGGTAGCCGCCCCGGGGTGGACCTCATCATCGTGCGGGAGAACACAGAAGGCCTTTACGTGGAGCAGGAACGGCGCTACCTGGATGTGGCCATCGCCGACGCCGTGATTTCCAAAAAGGCTAGCGAGCGCATCGGGCGCGTGGCCTTGAAGCTCGCCGAAAGCCGCCCCCGAAAAACGCTCCACATCGCCCACAAGGCCAACGTCCTGCCCGTGACCCAGGGCCTCTTCCTGGACACGGTACAGGAAGTGGCCAAGGACTACCCCCTGGTGAACGTGCAAGACATCATCGTGGACAACTGCGCCATGCAGCTTGTCATGCGCCCCGAGCGCTTTGACGTCATCGTCACCACCAACCTCTTGGGGGACATCCTCTCCGACCTCACCGCCGGGCTCGTGGGGGGGTTGGGCCTGGCTCCTTCCGCCAACATCGGGGACACCACGGCGGTGTTTGAACCCGTCCACGGCTCTGCCCCCGACATCGCCGGCAAGGGCATCGCCAACCCCACCGCCACCATCCTCTCTGCCGCCATGATGCTGGACTATCTAGGTGAAAAGGAAACGGCCAAAAAGGTGGAAAAGGCCGTGGACCTCGTCCTGGAAAAAGGGCCCCGCACTCCCGATCTGGGGGGCGACGCCACCACGGAAACCTTTACCCGCGCCGTGGTGGAAGCGCTCAAGACCCTCTAA
- a CDS encoding (Fe-S)-binding protein, whose translation MRVALFITCLADQFFAEAGVAAVRLLRALGVEVDFPEGQTCCGQPAFNAGHWEEARPLAKRHLEIFREADYVVLPSGSCASMVQNHYPELLPGHPEALDLAERTYEFSAFLVRVLGVEKLGEGLRGKKIAYHHGCHALRELGVREEPLLLLREAGAELVPWEAAEECCGFGGLFSVKLPEVSLAMADRKIATLPQAEVLTSTDAGCLLHLAGRLAKKGVNLKVAPLATLLWEAYAG comes from the coding sequence ATGCGGGTAGCCCTCTTCATCACCTGTCTGGCGGACCAGTTCTTCGCCGAGGCCGGGGTGGCGGCGGTGCGGCTTCTCAGGGCCTTGGGGGTGGAGGTGGACTTCCCCGAAGGCCAGACCTGCTGCGGCCAGCCCGCCTTCAACGCCGGGCACTGGGAGGAGGCGAGGCCCTTGGCCAAAAGGCACCTGGAGATTTTCCGGGAAGCCGACTACGTGGTCCTGCCCTCGGGAAGCTGCGCCAGCATGGTGCAGAACCACTATCCCGAGCTCCTTCCCGGCCACCCAGAGGCCCTGGACCTCGCCGAGAGAACCTATGAGTTTTCCGCCTTCCTGGTGCGGGTCCTGGGGGTGGAAAAGCTCGGGGAAGGGCTTCGGGGAAAGAAGATCGCCTACCACCACGGCTGCCACGCCCTCAGGGAGCTCGGGGTGCGGGAAGAGCCCCTCCTCCTCCTGCGGGAGGCCGGGGCGGAGCTCGTGCCCTGGGAGGCGGCGGAGGAGTGCTGCGGCTTTGGGGGGCTTTTCTCCGTGAAGCTCCCCGAGGTCTCCCTGGCCATGGCGGACCGCAAGATCGCTACCCTGCCCCAGGCGGAGGTCCTCACCTCCACGGATGCGGGCTGCCTCCTCCACCTGGCGGGGCGGCTGGCCAAGAAGGGCGTGAACCTGAAGGTGGCGCCCCTCGCCACCTTGCTTTGGGAGGCGTATGCGGGCTAA
- a CDS encoding type III pantothenate kinase, whose product MLLAVDIGNTSTALGVFAGEDLVAHFRIHTDRMRMESEYRVLLKNLFSLDSLPPPQAALLSSVVPPVEREMKEAIEKLFGIRAQVVDAEATGLEVLLDNPKEAGADRLVNAVGALGYPSPTGRYIVVDFGTATTFDLVEAPNRYLGGAITIGPQTAADALAARTAKLPRIDLVPPKGVVGKNTLDALRSGLVLGYAALVEGMVRRFKEEAGEALVIATGGFAGTLKDLCPSFDVVDEDLTLKGLLRIHRARG is encoded by the coding sequence ATGCTCCTGGCGGTAGACATCGGCAACACCTCCACCGCCCTCGGGGTCTTTGCCGGCGAAGACCTGGTGGCCCACTTCCGCATCCACACCGACCGGATGCGGATGGAAAGCGAGTACCGGGTCCTCCTGAAAAACCTCTTTTCCCTAGATAGCCTCCCCCCACCCCAGGCAGCCCTCCTTTCCAGCGTGGTCCCCCCGGTGGAGCGGGAGATGAAAGAGGCCATAGAGAAGCTCTTTGGCATCCGGGCCCAGGTGGTGGACGCCGAGGCCACGGGGCTCGAGGTCCTCCTTGACAATCCCAAGGAGGCGGGGGCCGACCGCCTGGTGAACGCCGTGGGGGCGCTAGGCTACCCCAGCCCCACGGGCCGCTACATCGTGGTGGATTTCGGCACCGCCACCACCTTTGACCTGGTGGAAGCGCCCAACCGCTACCTGGGCGGGGCCATCACCATCGGCCCACAAACCGCCGCCGATGCCCTCGCCGCCCGCACGGCCAAACTGCCCCGCATAGACCTGGTACCCCCCAAGGGGGTGGTGGGCAAGAACACCCTGGACGCCCTGCGCTCGGGGCTCGTCCTGGGCTACGCCGCCTTGGTGGAGGGGATGGTGCGCCGCTTCAAGGAGGAGGCGGGGGAAGCCTTGGTCATCGCCACCGGGGGCTTTGCCGGCACCCTCAAAGACCTCTGCCCCTCCTTTGACGTGGTGGACGAGGACCTCACCCTCAAGGGGCTTCTTCGCATCCACCGGGCTCGAGGGTAA
- a CDS encoding N-acetylmuramoyl-L-alanine amidase, which translates to MRLLAWVLLLWSLAYAFPRVGVHEGFTRLAFDLPGKEVAYTLSQEENLLVLVLTGVSAEAKDQVVNSKEVASVQTVPEAGRVRVLVRLKGPVEVQTHRYSDPERLVVDLSLKASATPSPKPRPEAPPSAKAPKPPRPVVLLDPGHGGVDPGMVGYVVEKEVVLDVALRLKRLLEREGIEVRLTRDKDMHLSPDKREDLSRRAAMADSSQVNLFISIHVNATPTRTAQGVEVFYFGRAQDPRVLAQVIRENGGGDLGQRLTREAQSVAERILTDIVAQANQRYSQRLAETLGRKLSQATGSPYRGSFPGDFFVLRYAKVPAVLVEIGFGDHPVEGRRLADPAYRDKVAQGLLAGVLTFLANGAFAR; encoded by the coding sequence ATGCGGCTTCTCGCCTGGGTTCTTCTCTTATGGAGCTTGGCCTACGCCTTTCCCCGGGTGGGGGTGCACGAGGGCTTCACCCGTCTGGCCTTTGACCTTCCGGGCAAGGAGGTGGCCTACACCCTTTCCCAAGAGGAAAACCTCTTGGTCTTGGTCCTCACGGGGGTGAGCGCCGAGGCCAAGGACCAAGTGGTGAATTCCAAGGAAGTGGCCTCGGTGCAGACGGTGCCCGAGGCGGGGCGGGTTCGGGTCCTGGTGCGCCTAAAAGGGCCGGTGGAGGTGCAAACCCACCGCTACAGCGACCCCGAGCGCCTGGTGGTGGACCTGAGCCTCAAGGCTTCCGCCACCCCCTCCCCTAAGCCAAGGCCCGAGGCGCCCCCCAGCGCCAAGGCGCCCAAGCCCCCTAGGCCCGTGGTTCTCTTGGACCCGGGCCACGGGGGGGTGGACCCGGGGATGGTGGGGTATGTGGTGGAGAAGGAAGTGGTGCTGGACGTGGCCCTTCGCTTGAAGCGCCTTCTTGAGCGGGAGGGGATTGAGGTGCGCCTCACCCGGGATAAGGACATGCACCTTTCCCCGGACAAGCGGGAGGACCTCTCCCGCCGGGCGGCCATGGCGGATAGTTCCCAGGTGAACCTCTTCATCTCCATTCACGTGAACGCCACCCCCACCCGCACCGCCCAGGGGGTGGAGGTCTTCTACTTCGGCCGGGCCCAGGACCCCCGGGTTCTGGCCCAGGTTATTCGGGAAAACGGGGGCGGGGACCTGGGGCAAAGGCTCACCCGGGAGGCCCAGAGCGTGGCGGAGCGGATCCTCACCGACATCGTGGCCCAGGCCAACCAACGCTACAGCCAGCGCCTGGCGGAGACCCTGGGGCGAAAGCTTTCCCAGGCCACGGGGAGCCCTTACCGGGGGAGCTTCCCCGGCGACTTCTTCGTCCTCCGCTACGCCAAGGTGCCGGCGGTTTTGGTGGAGATCGGCTTTGGCGACCACCCGGTGGAGGGGCGGCGGCTCGCCGACCCCGCTTACCGGGACAAGGTGGCCCAGGGGCTTTTGGCTGGGGTCCTCACCTTCTTGGCCAACGGGGCCTTCGCCCGCTAG
- a CDS encoding HD domain-containing phosphohydrolase yields the protein MPPLPIFLFITASCLAFALLEGYLIWAYKDAPLRLSVWDLVFWSLLVFWSVRVEVRLPLSAGMSQLFLFALALVVLTPPWVAPLAAFLAQWGGSVWYKELFNRSQDGLATALAALVWTFFQENTLWLGNWNLSAGFGIALSSLTLFTVNSTLVAFAIHLESKTPLREIWRKNMSWSALSYMLLSPLALLLARAYETPLIANWGGWTILFFLIPLYYSRFYWDEKVRLEQAFDTTLEVLMNALEAKEKETRFHSERVADISRDLALALYKDQAKAQDIYRAARLHDIGKIAIPEAVLLKPGKLTEAEYALIQSHPQKGVELLSPARKVAFDDLVYRVILHHHERWDGRGYPKGLAGHKIPEEARIVGLADAYEAMTAGRPYREALSPQQALQEIQENSGRQFDPELVQLFTQLWEQNPVWRDRATYIAAKEGSVSRSTSPQLSSASASPSPSEPGQRTSEE from the coding sequence ATGCCCCCCCTACCTATATTTTTGTTTATTACTGCCAGTTGCCTCGCTTTTGCTCTGCTTGAAGGCTACCTTATTTGGGCGTATAAAGACGCACCTCTTCGCCTAAGCGTCTGGGACCTTGTTTTCTGGAGTTTATTAGTCTTCTGGAGCGTTAGGGTGGAAGTTCGTCTTCCTCTTAGCGCAGGGATGAGCCAGCTTTTTCTCTTTGCCCTAGCGCTGGTGGTGCTCACCCCTCCGTGGGTAGCACCCTTGGCGGCTTTTCTGGCGCAATGGGGCGGCAGCGTTTGGTACAAAGAGCTTTTTAACCGATCCCAAGATGGCCTAGCTACTGCCCTTGCGGCTTTGGTGTGGACCTTTTTCCAGGAAAACACCTTGTGGTTAGGAAATTGGAACCTTAGCGCAGGATTTGGCATAGCCTTATCATCGCTTACCCTCTTTACAGTTAACTCCACCCTGGTCGCATTCGCCATCCACCTGGAATCAAAAACACCCCTACGGGAAATCTGGCGCAAGAACATGAGCTGGTCTGCGCTTAGCTATATGCTCCTTTCCCCCCTCGCCCTCCTCCTCGCCCGCGCCTATGAAACCCCGCTTATCGCCAACTGGGGCGGGTGGACCATTCTTTTCTTCCTCATTCCCCTCTACTACAGCCGCTTTTACTGGGACGAAAAGGTGCGCTTGGAGCAGGCCTTTGACACCACCTTGGAAGTCCTGATGAACGCCTTGGAGGCCAAAGAAAAAGAAACCCGCTTCCATTCCGAGCGCGTGGCGGACATCTCCCGGGACCTAGCCCTGGCCTTATATAAGGACCAGGCCAAGGCCCAAGACATCTACCGGGCAGCGAGGCTGCACGACATCGGCAAGATCGCCATCCCCGAGGCCGTTCTCCTAAAGCCCGGGAAGCTCACGGAGGCGGAGTACGCCCTCATCCAAAGCCACCCACAAAAGGGAGTGGAACTCCTTTCCCCCGCCCGGAAGGTGGCCTTCGACGACCTGGTCTACCGGGTCATCCTGCACCACCACGAGCGCTGGGACGGGCGGGGTTACCCCAAGGGCCTCGCCGGGCACAAGATCCCGGAAGAAGCCCGGATCGTGGGCCTAGCAGACGCCTACGAGGCCATGACCGCCGGGCGCCCCTACCGGGAAGCGCTATCTCCTCAGCAAGCCCTACAGGAAATCCAAGAAAATTCGGGCCGCCAGTTTGACCCCGAGCTCGTTCAGCTTTTCACCCAGCTTTGGGAGCAAAACCCCGTCTGGCGCGACCGCGCAACCTACATCGCAGCAAAGGAGGGATCCGTATCACGCTCTACCTCGCCGCAGCTCTCTTCGGCCTCGGCCTCGCCCTCGCCCTCGGAGCCCGGCCAAAGGACCTCGGAGGAATAG
- a CDS encoding lactate utilization protein: MDARSRILSRVKRALEDRPKAFLPEHPHLPFPEDPIPLFLERLGENGAEAHLLSPEGAQALLRELAQGLPGVAFGQGVPAPFREGLPPLPPEEAPLGVSWALFAVAETGTLALSSADGRRAQLLPPTHLVLVERERVYPTLLAAFQDLKTLPSALGLHSGPSKSADIGQVMVKGVHGPGRLIVAVLT, encoded by the coding sequence ATGGACGCTAGAAGCCGCATCCTAAGCCGGGTCAAGCGGGCCCTCGAAGACCGCCCCAAAGCCTTCCTCCCCGAACACCCCCACCTGCCCTTCCCCGAGGATCCCATCCCCCTCTTCCTGGAGCGCCTAGGGGAAAACGGGGCCGAGGCCCACCTGCTTTCCCCCGAAGGAGCCCAGGCCCTCCTGAGGGAACTGGCCCAGGGGCTTCCCGGGGTGGCCTTCGGCCAGGGGGTACCCGCCCCCTTCCGGGAAGGCCTCCCCCCCCTCCCCCCCGAGGAAGCCCCCCTGGGGGTTTCCTGGGCGCTTTTCGCCGTGGCGGAAACGGGCACCTTGGCCCTCTCCAGCGCCGACGGGCGCCGGGCGCAACTCCTCCCCCCCACCCACCTGGTCCTGGTGGAAAGGGAGCGGGTCTACCCCACCCTCCTCGCCGCCTTCCAGGACCTGAAAACCCTGCCCAGCGCCCTCGGCCTCCACTCCGGCCCCTCCAAGAGCGCGGACATCGGCCAGGTGATGGTGAAGGGGGTCCATGGGCCTGGAAGGCTCATCGTGGCCGTCCTCACCTGA